The Xenorhabdus poinarii G6 nucleotide sequence TCTTACAGCATGTATCGCTGGTGTATTGAGCAGAAAATCACCCAGTGCAGTTGTAGAATAAATGATGATATTAGAGAAATTTTTCTCTTCTAATTTATTAAATTCTATTCTTGATTGGGTAAAATCCCAACGTCTAGTATACATTTTTAAGAATAGATCTACCAATTTGTGCTTAAAGTATTTTTCCATTTAACACCTTTTGCATTATAGTTTCCCATCTTAGAGTTATTATTTAATTATTTTCTCTCGATAATATTCCGCCAAAGTACGACCTTGTACCAATGGCTTCAAAAATTCAAACAATCCTTCTAGGTCTTGATAAAGTTGCTCAATCTGTTCTTCATCCTTAAATGTTGGACTTCCTCCTGGCATAAACTCTGAAGAATGCAGCATAAACTCAACATAATCACTACCAGATGCTAATGTTTTCTGAACGACTTCTTTCATTTGCGCAAGATTTCCGCCGTTTGGCCTCAGCCAATTAACCGATGGAGAACGCTGTTTTCCCCTCAATCGATCATATTTTTGCTTAATAAAGTTCATAACCGCAAAGTGCTTATACTGAATACTCATCGGTACTTGCAATAATGAAGAATCGCCTGCTTTCGCAATATTCTGTAAATCCATAAAATAGGCATGATCAGGAAAATGAGTATAATCTGTTCCACCATTTCCATTAGGATCCCCCTTAGTAAAGGTCCAGTTAACTTTTGGCGTCACCGAACAATCTACCTGATACCCATACTCTACCAATAATTGTGCATAATATTCGTTGAATGCCCAACGCCCAGCACGATGACTCAACATTTTAGTTTGTAGCCTATCTTCCAAAAGATGAGTCATCAAATCAATTTTGGCTTTGATCTGATCTTTCGGATATTCAATGAGATAAGGCTTATAATACAGATCATCATCAGTGAGGGAAACAAGAGGAGGGCTATTCCATGCATGCAAATGCATGCCAATTTCCCCGGTATTTCTGGCAATCACATCTTTGGCAAATTCAATATAACTATCATCCATTGCCATTTCATAGTTGGTTAGCCAAACAGGTTTGAAGCCGAAGCGTTCACAGAGTCTCTGGAATCTTGGGAGATATTCGGTGTTTTTTGTTAAGATCTGGCCATTATTTTGCCATAGATCATCACCTTCAGTGTCGATCGTGATAATAAAAGCGGGTAATAACATTGAATTGCACCAAAAATATAATAATAGTGATTTAATGGTACGCATAGCAATCACATAACGCAATTAGATAATCCTGGCTATCTGATTAGGTGTAAACTCCACCTTATACCGCCTTTAGTTGGCATGCTTAAAGACGCCGCGCTACGATTTTTACATCAAAATCACCGAATAACCTTGACATGCTAAAGAATTCAACAAATGACACTAAAAAACAATCAAATCACACGCATTCTGGTGATTAAATTACAACATCACGGGGATATGTTACTGATAACGCCTGTTATCAGCACACTTGCACTCCACTATCCAGGTACAGAAATTGATGTACTCCTTTATCAAGAAACGGCCCCCATGTTGGAAAATTCAGCAGAGATTTCGCGTATTTTTTCCATAGATCGTCAATGGAAACAATTAGGCACCAAAAAGAAATTATTGCATGAGTGGGCTCTACTCAAAGCATTAAGACAACAACACTATGATTTAGTGATCAATCTGGCTGATCAGTGGAGAAGTGCATTTATTTCCCTTTTGACTGGTGCATCAACCCGTTTGGCTCTTAGTTTCCCCAAACGACAAAATTGGAAATGGCGTTTTTGTCACACCGAGGTTATACCA carries:
- a CDS encoding polysaccharide deacetylase family protein; its protein translation is MLLPAFIITIDTEGDDLWQNNGQILTKNTEYLPRFQRLCERFGFKPVWLTNYEMAMDDSYIEFAKDVIARNTGEIGMHLHAWNSPPLVSLTDDDLYYKPYLIEYPKDQIKAKIDLMTHLLEDRLQTKMLSHRAGRWAFNEYYAQLLVEYGYQVDCSVTPKVNWTFTKGDPNGNGGTDYTHFPDHAYFMDLQNIAKAGDSSLLQVPMSIQYKHFAVMNFIKQKYDRLRGKQRSPSVNWLRPNGGNLAQMKEVVQKTLASGSDYVEFMLHSSEFMPGGSPTFKDEEQIEQLYQDLEGLFEFLKPLVQGRTLAEYYREKIIK